From a region of the Bermanella marisrubri genome:
- a CDS encoding alpha-ketoacid dehydrogenase subunit beta, which translates to MAEAIQDTHELVDTVLLEAVNLAIHWEMQHDENVVVLGEDVGSNGGVFRATDGLKQKFGFKRVMDTPLAEALIGGLAVGMSTQGLRPIAEIQFSGFIFPALEHLMCHAARMRNRTRGRLSCPMVLRAPYGGGIHAPEHHSESIEALMAHIPGLRVVIPSSPARAYGLLLAAIRDPDPVIFLEPKRVYRSSKQSYENNGEALPLDSCFTLRQGKDITLVSWGASIAETLQAADALAEHGIDAEVIDVASIKPLDMQTILISVARTGRCVIVHEAAKSFAVGAEIAAQVSEKCFLNLQAPVQRVAGFDTHMPYFQNEHYYMPNVQDILAAVDKSMKEE; encoded by the coding sequence ATGGCCGAAGCAATTCAAGATACTCATGAATTAGTGGACACCGTTTTACTAGAGGCGGTGAACTTGGCAATCCATTGGGAAATGCAGCACGATGAGAATGTTGTTGTGCTGGGTGAAGACGTTGGCAGCAACGGTGGCGTATTCCGTGCGACAGATGGACTGAAACAAAAATTTGGTTTTAAACGCGTCATGGATACGCCATTGGCGGAAGCATTGATTGGTGGTCTCGCGGTGGGTATGTCGACGCAGGGTTTGCGTCCTATTGCTGAAATCCAATTCAGTGGTTTTATTTTCCCCGCTTTAGAGCATTTGATGTGTCACGCTGCACGTATGCGTAATCGGACTCGTGGCCGTTTATCTTGTCCAATGGTATTGCGCGCACCTTATGGTGGTGGCATTCATGCACCTGAACACCATAGCGAAAGCATTGAAGCGTTAATGGCGCACATTCCTGGTTTACGTGTGGTGATTCCTTCCAGCCCAGCACGAGCTTATGGTTTATTGTTAGCCGCCATTCGTGATCCTGATCCGGTTATCTTTTTAGAACCTAAACGGGTTTATCGTTCCAGTAAACAGAGCTATGAAAATAACGGTGAAGCCTTGCCGTTAGATAGTTGTTTTACGTTGCGACAGGGTAAAGATATTACTCTTGTGAGTTGGGGCGCGAGTATCGCAGAAACATTGCAAGCAGCGGATGCATTAGCGGAGCATGGTATTGATGCGGAAGTTATTGATGTGGCTTCTATAAAACCGTTAGATATGCAAACCATTCTAATCAGTGTGGCTCGCACAGGCCGCTGTGTGATTGTGCATGAAGCAGCAAAATCGTTCGCTGTAGGCGCGGAAATCGCAGCCCAAGTGAGTGAAAAATGCTTCTTGAATTTGCAAGCGCCAGTACAGCGTGTTGCCGGTTTTGATACTCACATGCCGTATTTTCAGAACGAACATTATTATATGCCTAATGTTCAGGACATCCTTGCCGCGGTCGATAAAAGCATGAAGGAAGAATAA
- a CDS encoding dihydrolipoamide acetyltransferase family protein: MKYFKLPDLGEGLHEAEIVEWHIKPGDQVAVDQLMVSVETAKAIVEVPSPQAGVVAAFFAEEGDTVHVGEALVEYEGEEDSGTVVGDLSKAPQGNSEQGFIVGSAYDPANSGANASVKATPSVRALAKRLGVDLSHLKPSGGDGRFTIEDVEKAAALNDEKGRSEVLKGVRKSMAKAMADSHANVVPVTLHDDVDIHQWKEGQDVTMRLVHAIAYACEVQPELNVWFDGEQMTRRMLNQVDLGIAVDTEQGLFVPVLRDIRNRNMFDLRDGLNALRQAVKERKIPPQEMQGASITLSNFGTLAGKYANPVVVPPMVAIVGAGGIRREAVVWEGEVCAHAIIPLSLTFDHRAATGGEAARFLKAMMQDLAKPEI, translated from the coding sequence ATGAAATACTTCAAGTTGCCGGACTTAGGCGAAGGGTTACACGAAGCAGAAATTGTCGAATGGCATATTAAACCCGGTGATCAAGTGGCTGTAGATCAATTGATGGTTTCGGTAGAAACGGCAAAAGCCATTGTCGAAGTACCTAGTCCGCAAGCGGGAGTCGTCGCGGCGTTTTTCGCAGAAGAGGGCGATACGGTACACGTGGGCGAAGCACTTGTTGAATACGAAGGCGAAGAAGATAGCGGCACGGTTGTGGGTGATCTGTCGAAAGCACCCCAAGGCAATAGTGAGCAAGGCTTTATTGTCGGCAGTGCCTATGACCCCGCAAATAGTGGCGCAAATGCCAGTGTTAAAGCAACGCCCAGTGTGCGTGCTTTAGCAAAACGCTTAGGTGTCGATCTTTCTCATTTAAAGCCGTCAGGTGGTGATGGTCGATTTACCATAGAAGACGTCGAAAAAGCCGCCGCATTGAATGATGAAAAAGGCAGAAGCGAAGTTTTAAAAGGTGTGCGAAAATCCATGGCCAAAGCCATGGCAGATAGTCATGCGAATGTTGTGCCTGTCACCCTTCACGATGATGTTGATATTCATCAATGGAAGGAAGGGCAGGATGTGACTATGCGATTGGTACATGCTATAGCTTATGCTTGTGAAGTTCAGCCAGAACTAAATGTTTGGTTTGACGGGGAACAGATGACGCGGCGTATGTTAAACCAAGTGGACTTGGGTATTGCCGTTGATACAGAGCAAGGTTTATTTGTTCCTGTACTGCGCGATATTCGCAATCGCAATATGTTTGACCTGCGTGATGGCCTTAATGCCTTGCGCCAAGCGGTAAAAGAGCGAAAAATTCCACCGCAAGAAATGCAAGGTGCATCCATTACGTTAAGTAACTTTGGCACCTTGGCCGGTAAATATGCAAACCCCGTAGTTGTACCGCCTATGGTAGCGATTGTGGGTGCCGGTGGCATTCGACGGGAAGCCGTTGTGTGGGAGGGTGAAGTTTGTGCCCATGCGATCATTCCGCTTTCTTTAACGTTTGATCATCGAGCGGCAACGGGCGGCGAAGCCGCGCGCTTCTTAAAAGCCATGATGCAAGACCTCGCCAAACCAGAAATTTAG